Below is a window of Streptomyces sp. NBC_01429 DNA.
GGTGCCCATCTGGCCCGGGGGACGCATCCCGCCGCCGCCCCCGCGGCCACCGCCGCCACCGCCGAAGCCGCCGCCGGGGCCGCCCATGGAGGCGGGTCCCGCCGTCACGATCGAGCCCGTGTGCGCGCTGTTGACCGTGGAGAGCGTGTACGCGAACGGTCCCGCCAGCGAGGCCGCGACCCCCAGTCCCGCGGCGGCGAGCGCGAGCCTGCGGCCGAGACGTCCCGCGAGCAGCAGCCCAGCGGCGGCGACCAGGCCGCCGATCAGCACCGCCCAGCGCAGCCAGGGCAGATAGTCCGGGGTACGGCCGAGCAGGACGTACGCCCAGACCGCCGTCCCCGCGGCCGTCACCGCCAGCGCGGCGGAGGCCAGGAGGTGCGCGCGCTCCTCCCACAGCACCGCGACGCCCATACCGACGACGGCCGCGATGTACGGCGCCAGCGCCACCGTGTAGTACTGGTGGAAGATCCCGGCCATGAAGCTGAAGACGCCCAGCGTCATCAGCATCGCGCTGCCCCACACGAGGAACGCCGAGCGTGCCGTGTCCGTGCGCGCGGCCCTGCGGGTGACGACGAGCCCGGCGACGAGCAGGATCAGCGCGGCGGGCAGCAGCCAGGAGATCTGGCCGCCGATCTCCGAGTTGAACATCCGGCCGATGCCGGTCTCGCCCCACTGGCCGGTGCCACCGCCACCGCCACCACCGCCACCGCCGCCTCCGCCGCCCCCGACGCTGCCGGTCTCGTCGCCGTTGATGCGGCCGAGGCCGTTGTAGCCGAAGGTCAGTTCAAGGAAGGAGTTGTTCTGCGAGCCGCCGATGTAGGGGCGCGAGGACGCGGGCCACAGCTCCACGATCGCGACCCACCAGCCGCCAGCGACCACCATCGCCACGGCGGACAGGGCGAGCTGGCCGAGCCTGCGCCGTACGGAGGTCGGCGCGCACACCGCGTACACCAGCGCCAGCGGCGGCAGGATCAGGAACGCCTGGAGGGTCTTCGTCAGGAAGGCGAAGCCGACCGCGACCCCCGCCCACACCAGCCACTTGGTACGGCCGGCCTCCAGCGCGCGGAGCACGCAGTAGACGGTGACCGTCATCAGCAGCGCGAGCAGCGCGTCCGGGTTGTTGAAGCGGAACATCAGCGCGGCGACCGGCGTGAGCGCCAGCACCAGCCCGGCGGTCAGCCCGGCGACGGCGCTGAACCGGCGGCGTACGGCCGCGTACAGCACCGCCACCGTACCGAGCCCCATCAGCACCTCGGGCACCAGGATCTGCCAGGAACCGAGGCCGAAGAGGCGTACGGACAGGGCCATCGGCCAGAGCGCGGCCGGGGGCTTGTCGACGGTGATGGAGTTCGCCGCGTCGGAGGAGCCGAAGAAGAACGCCTTCCAGCTCTCGCTGCCGGCCTGTACGGCGGCGGAGTAGAAGGAGTTGGCGTAACCGGAGGCGCTCAGGTTCCAGAGCTGGAGCAGCGCGGTGGCCAGCAGGAGACCGAGGAGGGCCGGGCGCACCCAGCGCTCGTCCTCGGGCCTGCCCCGCCAGAAGCGCGCGGCGCGGCCGACGGGGCGGCGGGCCTGGCTGTCCGCCGCCGGCGGGGCCCCGTCGGGCTGAAGGGTCATGGTCATCGGGCGTTCCTTGAGTAGAGGACAGCGGTGTCGTCGGTGGCGGTGGCGGTGGCGGTGGCGGTGGCGGCAGCGTCCGCGGTGAAGTCGGATCCCGTCGCGTCCGGGCCCGCCGCGTGCGTACCCGAGCCGTCCGTACGCCGCTCCGGGAAGACCCAGGCGCGCAGCAGCAGGAAGCGCAGCACGGTCGAGGCGAGGTTGGCGGCGATCAGCACGGCCAGCTCGGTGGAGTGCGAGGGCGTGCTCGTCGCCGCGTCGAGGGCCGCGAGGGAACCGCTGGTCAGCGCCAGTCCGACGGCGAAGACGGCCAGGCCCTGCGCCTGGTGGCGTACGGCCCCGGCCCGGCCCTGTACGCCGAACGTGAGCCTCCGGTTGGCGGCGGTGTTGGCGATCGCGGAGACGAGCAGCGCGCCGGCGTTG
It encodes the following:
- a CDS encoding ArnT family glycosyltransferase, which gives rise to MTMTLQPDGAPPAADSQARRPVGRAARFWRGRPEDERWVRPALLGLLLATALLQLWNLSASGYANSFYSAAVQAGSESWKAFFFGSSDAANSITVDKPPAALWPMALSVRLFGLGSWQILVPEVLMGLGTVAVLYAAVRRRFSAVAGLTAGLVLALTPVAALMFRFNNPDALLALLMTVTVYCVLRALEAGRTKWLVWAGVAVGFAFLTKTLQAFLILPPLALVYAVCAPTSVRRRLGQLALSAVAMVVAGGWWVAIVELWPASSRPYIGGSQNNSFLELTFGYNGLGRINGDETGSVGGGGGGGGGGGGGGGTGQWGETGIGRMFNSEIGGQISWLLPAALILLVAGLVVTRRAARTDTARSAFLVWGSAMLMTLGVFSFMAGIFHQYYTVALAPYIAAVVGMGVAVLWEERAHLLASAALAVTAAGTAVWAYVLLGRTPDYLPWLRWAVLIGGLVAAAGLLLAGRLGRRLALAAAGLGVAASLAGPFAYTLSTVNSAHTGSIVTAGPASMGGPGGGFGGGGGGRGGGGGMRPPGQMGTGNGTGTGTGTGTGNGTGTGTGQGQGQGQGQGQGQGMGQPPTGGNGNGMGQPPTGGNGQTGQNNQTGQNNQNGQTGTTPGGQNGMGERGGMGGGGMGGLLNGQTVSSKVGTALKKNASDYTWVMAAIGSQNAASYQLATEKPVMAIGGFNGSDPSPTLAQFKQYVTDGKIHYFLSSSGGGPGGSSGTSSTITTWVEATFKKVTVDGTTLYDLTQKASTTS